GTTTCGCTGGAGCTcagcagtcagaaaaaaagtgaacatcAGAGCAGTGATGAAaagatttgacacaaaaaacagctcaaagacatttttaaacatctcAACACAGCTGATTGAATCTGAGCGGATTGGACGACTGATATCCAtcattgtttgtgttcattCACTGTGGTGTTGTTACATGTTCTCACATTCATATTTGTGTTATCCGACTTCCCCATCTCTggtaaacataaaaacaagacatgacACATCCCATCAGAATCAGACCAACCCGATCTTGTTCTCTTTCTCCACTTCAACAGCTGCTCACGTCCCATTAAAATGCCCCAAACCTTTTTTGgggttttgcttgtttttcctTGTAAGCTACTTCTTAAATATGAGCTAATGTTAATTGAagaattgatagaaatacatttcacatattaatatatttaattgtatCCATTGATATAATATAGCCTCATAATAGGCTATGGCCTAATATGAAATTGTTGAAACCAATAAGTCTGTCTAAATATAGGCTATGCAAGTTATATTGGCAGTTGGGAGGTGGGGTGCCGTTGTCtaaaaaagtttggaaaccactgatGTAGACAGAGTCCAAATCTTTAGTTTCAGGTTACACTGTGCGTGGCCATAATAGActttctttacttttaaaacACATATAACTTAGCTGAAATGTGATAATGGGTGTTGTCTTTCATGCATCATCAGATAACAACAGTAGACAATGTGGCTGAGGTGAAGGCAGCAGGATCAATAGACAGTGCTCcaaccaccaacaccaccaccaccaccacagagTCCACTGCAAAGCCTCCACCGTTCAAAGACCCTGCGTTTATGGTGAGTGTCTGTGTTCAACTGGCTTAAAGTTTATACGCCTCTGTGTGCTTCTGCCTCAATTTCTGCCTCTTGCTATCTTGGCAGCATTCTGGGATTGGTGGAGCAGCTGCAGGTAAAAAGAACAGGACCTGGAAGAATCTCAAACAGATTCTGGCTTTGGAACGGACTTTACCCTGGAAGCTCAATGACCCCAACTGTGAGTTTGTGTCTATTATTTTTACCTCGTCAATGTTGAACATTTGTTAGCTCTAAACAATTAGCCCCCATTTCTGCATTTAAGATTATTGTAAAAATATTACTAGAGACAcaaatgatgtgatgtgattatTGTcttcaaacacagaaacatgataTGAATAATGTTTAAGGTGTGCATCAAAccttacattaacatttttgtaGATGCTTTTTCCATTTGAAAGCAAAATACATATAACTATGAAAGTGATTTAATTCTACTGATGTCCAACTTAAAACTGAACCTTATTAATACCAGGTTGCATCAAGAAACTAATGCAATTAAATGCAATTTTGAtaattacaaacatttttaggtTAAGGTGATGCAATGTTTTAGGTAAATGGAAGCTTTGAAAGTCTTTCTCTGTGCCGTTCATTATAATACATTGCATGTAGTGATACATTGGTGTCATTTATGGAAGGAATGATCATAATAAAGTCTCTAATTTAATCTAATCTGATCAGTAGTTTAGTGAATAACCTTTCTGTGTTCACAGACTACAGTATTGATGCTCCTCCCTCCTTGAAGCCAGCGAAAAAGTACTCTGACATCTCTGGGCTCCCTGTGAGTAATCACTTTGCCAAAAATGCCATTAAACAATGAGCAGCATTACTTTGGCCAAGTCTTAGTAGAAGTAGAAAGCACACACTGAATAATCTCTTTCATTCTTCCTCAGGCAAACTACACCGACCCTCAGACGAAACTACGCTTTGCATCCTCTGAGGAGTTCTCCTACATCCGCCTCCTCCCCACTGACGTTGTTACGGGCTACCTGGCCCTTCGAAAGGCAACTTGCATTGTACCCTGACAGCTCAGCAAGGGTTGAAACCTTAAAACGGGTTCAAACCACAACTGAACTCATGGCAGTGATGGAAACTGTCTGAGCAGCCAAGAGACTGTGAGAGTAGAGGCTCAAGTTGTGAATACCACTGAAAGGACGACTGCTGGAGCTCACAGACTGGCCACTGAGAGATATTTGCACTGCTGTTTTTAAGAGGGCGATCTGAGTCCAAATGAGACTGTATgacaaattaaatgtgacatttatcTCTTTTCAATTTAGAGAAAAACTTTGTGAATGACATTTACATAATTCCTCAAGGGGACAGAAAGTGTTATCACTGAGTTCATTGAAAAGTCAGGAATGGGATACTCTCTTGCTCatttgttaaaatacatttctcagCATTCTAGACTGTATTTTCCTAAtcctacaaacacaaacacaaagacatgttTTGGAGCTCAGCTAATGATTCACTCTTTTTAATTCCTGGAGGTACATTCAGTTTTTTCTCTAGGATGCCGAATGTTCTACCTTGTGATAGAGTAGCTCTGTTTCCAGTGATTTAAGTGCCTTTTTTGTCCTACACAAAGCACATGAATCAATGGCGATTCCATCAGTTCGGGTAGAGAAAGGTTGCACACAAGCTTTTGGAAGGAATTTGTTCATTTCAGATTGACTGTCGGTTCTATTTTTCAACAACCTGATTAAAGCTAACATCAATTTGGTGTTAAAGTTTGATttcaatgtgtttctttctcacctGACAAGGCTTTGCCATGGCAAAAATAGAAAGAAGGGTCAAATGCTTCGTagtataaatatgttttctcagTTGAAAATGCAACTGGCTGAACTTTGTTTCAACCTCAGTTTTGCTTATATGACAACCTGCAATTACACCGTCATATAAAACACTGTTAATAATGAGCGAAACATCAACACCTGCTTTGATAACATAGCTTGTATCCTGAATCCTCTGTTACCTCAAGTAGCTTACATGCATCTAAGTTATGCAAATGTAGCTTGGACAAGTCTGCCAGTGAGCGGACCTAATTTCACGTGTGTCATATGTAAATGTAGAATTGGTTCCACATGGTTCTAATTCCACGGCTGCATTTGATGTATGACTTGCACTCTGATTGGTAGAGTGAGGATGTCTCATTAATCACACATGGCAGGCATCCAGGATCATTTCCATGGTATATTTTACGCTGTTTTCACAAACTTGATGAATGAGGTCTAATGTATTTCTCATATGGGAGATCTCTGTTATGCAAATACTAAGGATTAAGGCACTGGTACAGTCACTGAGGTTCAGGAGAAAAGTCTCCCAATTGAATTTGAGTCCACTGCTCAAACCACTGAGCTGTGTGTCCTGACCTGTTGAACTGGTGAGCTAGATCACGAAATCTAAATAATACTTCTTTAGCTTCAGCCAGTCATGATGCTTAGTTCACACAGGCTCTGTGAATAAACATTGCCCAGTAGTCTTTACTCCCAAAAAGTATAGCACACAACTTCAGAAGTATATTAATATGCCAGAAGTGTAACTGCAGTGGATGCAATTCATTTTTTAGATTGATAAACAAAAGAATGATAATGTAAAACAAATCTCTGCAAATGAATCACAGAACGAGCAAGCTAATTGCAGTAGTATTCATTACCCCCCAAGtgattattttgtatatttaacttttaactaAAGCAATTAAAGCCTTTAATTTATAGTATGTGGATAGATTTGTATCAGCTTTAAATATTTGGACACTGTAATTCTTCCTTATTTGTATTTGCAAAATAATTGACAATTGACAAATCTTGCCACCATCTCTGGATTGGACTGACATATGGATTCTGATTTGGCAACTCCAactattaaaaatgttgttttaaagctCTTCCTGTAGCTTTGGCTTTATGTTTTGGGTTGTTGTCTTGTGTGTTTGGGAAATAAATGAATCCTTACTATGCACAAACCAGCAACTGGTTCCAGTGTTTTGTAGTATTTCTGCGTGTGACCAGTGCTACTTGTGCCCTGAGTATTACTTCTCCCAACTCCAACACTTTCAGTGAAGCTGATGAAGGCAGTATAGTATATCTATGAGTGTTAGACCAGCATTTCCATTCCTGCTGTGGCATCAAAACCTCAACATAGTGATTAATGAACAGCGCAGGGGCTTTCTGCTATCCAAGCACACGGCCCAAtagagtgtgtctgtgtgtgtgctttcacaTTTTAGGGGCATCTGTGCTGTGTTTCCACCCGAGAAAGTACATAGTAGTAGTTTTAATTAGTCTGTTTAAGTTTTGGGCTTTGTTTAAAATCACAATAAGCTTTAAGGGTTTAAGGAATAAATGTAATCATTAAATCCTCAAAAGTGAAATAAACCTTGTATGGTTTCAACCTTGTATGACTGTATATATATGGTATATATCTACCTAACTGAGTCTACCTActccaaaataaatatataaatatagtatgTGACAGTACCCAACAAATCCTGCGACACTTGTCTTTGCAGTCACACTCCATCACCACCTGGGTGCGCCAGAGATCTGCTTATTCTGCCATCCAGTCATGACAGATAAGTGTGTCCATTTCTGAGTCAACTTGCACTGAAGCAGAATAATTTGTATAAATTCAATCACAATTCTGACCACCTTCCAACGAAATACCGACCAATAAAATACCTTCATAAATCAAGTGAATAGGCTAGATAACAATCAATATAACTCAcatcataattattataaatgctACTGTTAAGTTGGTGAACACACTGTCATAAAATGGCTGCATATTGATAGTCCATATAGTTTCcataataaattataataaaaacatgaggGCATGTAAGCACACTGATTTAAGCAGGCTGATGACAATCATTACTAATTTTAATGTGGGCCCGGAAATGGATGTAAGCAATTTAGGACTACAGCTCAATCATATAATAACCATCATTAAGAAATTGATTGTGGTGTGCATAAAACGCCTCATCTTCCTTTGATGGAGGATTTGGCACCTGCTGTACTGCGCAGgaagtgtgttttcagagagcacacacatacacaccaactTGTTAGCTGAAATCAACGAGTGGCTCCtctgttgattttgtttttccgATGTGTACTTTGCTGAACTTCTGCAGGCAAGTTTCTATGACACTTGGGAGACACAGAATATCAACTGAGGCAATCTTAGTGCTCATTTAGGTCCTGCCTGCCTTCAGGTTTTTGTCACTTTCACATTTCAGCGATTATGGAGAAATGGCGTATGTGCTGTGTAATGACGACAGACAGTAATGGCATCTTTTCTTTTACTTCCCAGTGCATGCAGTTTCCCCTCAGACTGATTTGCACAGGTGTCATTGGATTAACTACATACTGTAGCAATAAGTGCATGTGGTTTTGCTGAATGAGCAGGTCAGATCCATGACTTCACTGTCCAACATAGCTCAGTGTGAAATCACACCCGGGAAGAAGCTGTCACAACCTGTCCTAGGTTTATAAAGACATTAACAGAAACGTCACAACTATACTTAGACCTACATACAACAAGTCTGGGCCACATGACAGGTTGTTGATAGGCTGAGATTGAGCGCATGCTGCATTTCTGAGCTCACATGTCTTACTTCTTaaaatatatgtgaaaaaaaaactcatgagAACTACCCTGAAATATCAGGTCAAAGAAACAGACTACACTAGCAGCTCTGGTAAGCTGATCGATAGACCAACTCCAGTGCATGCTGAGCCAGCAGGGGAACtttcatatttatgtttctGACCTATTGGAACAGCAGGAGTAGTGTAGGGAACTTCTTTACTCCCTGTTAACAATGACATAACAGTCTGAATCTGTTGGATGATATCTCAGTATGTGAATTATTTTGCTACAGCAGTTGAAGCACAATGTTTATGGTGGATTCTACTGGGATGTCGACTGCTAGTAACACTGATACATCgaattgtttatattttatgcaCTATGTTATTCACTTTAATATATATAGACCTTGAACTTCTTTCAACAGCAGTTTTGCAGTAACTTGACATTTAGCAAAAGACAAAAGCTGACTTAAGCTAACACATGTTAACACTGTGATCAGATTTTAACAATATTTGACAATAATCTGCTCCATGCCTGTTGATAACCAAAGGACCGAGCACATAGACTCTGATCTCTTGACTCAGATTTGCTctcagagaaaataaagaaaattctTCAACTGAAGTGTTGTTTGGCCAGTTGTCTGCAGATATTGGTAATGTGCAGGTAGATGTGAAAAAGTGCTCTGCAAATTCTGGTCTCCATAATCCTCACCTGATATAACCTCTGTGTTGGTTGTGATTGAGACACAGTATACTTCTTTCAGGGAATAAGGGGAGATGGGAGGAAAACAGCCAGCACAGATCtactctatttatttatttattttgattcagAGATGCAGCTTATATTCAAAACACACTAGGATAATATGACATGTATTGGACTACCTGTTGATGCATTATTGTaatttctgttgtgtgtttggacTTTAAGACTATGATTGGGGTTTATTGTGGCTTAATGTACTTCAGCTCTTATGATATTCTGTCaactttgtattttatgtaacttATGTGGTAGCTTTCAgcatgttttttcctcatttcaatgttttatgtatcttattatgtttttgcatattttatgtGCAGGTCTATGTGTAGCTTGTGAGAAAATTTCTCCTAAGGGgtaaaaaagttaaagttaaactTGAAGTTTACAATCTACTCAAAATGTATAGCATTCAACACATagacattttcacagttttgtgGTCTCACAGGTGTTTTATGATTGTCTAGGCAACTATTAGCTTGAATAAATAGTTTCCTTCTTgctttaaagaaatagtttgccATTTGGAAAATACGCTTACTTCTTGTAGTCTCCGTggggttgccaggcaaccagtgggGACCTTAGGAAGTTACTGCACCCAgcccaagaaatagtctggcacataacccTGTCATACCCTTGTCATGATTTACTCCTCGGTTATTGTACGGATTAACCGGCTGCTGGCTCTATAGCTTTATATTacagagtggtattgatctccTGATCTAATTCTGATCTAATAAAAAAACGAAtgagtgtatttcccaaaatgtcaaactattcctgcAGAGGTTTTCCCCTCCTTGTACTGTATAGCTGCCCAAGCACTAGTTGTGCTTAGGCTGCTATTACCTCTGAAACTCCTCTCCTGCCTCTTTTCCTGTCCACATTCTACATGTTTGTGTGGCCATCTGTAATCACTGCTTGCAGctatatttgttgttgtatttttaccGTCTTGGGAAGCCTTCGCCCTTCACCACCATCATAATAGTACTGTGGCCCTGCTTGTGTGATTTGTCACTGTCTTGTTGACCACACGAACACTGATTTTTATCCAAAACTGATCATGTCATGGCTGCCCACACAGTCCTGGTTCATTTAgcaaagacaaaacactgaTCGGTGTCTCAAGGAGTtccatattatttattttttttctctccctgtttGAATTCAGCCATGAGTGAATGTGATGAGTTACCAGTTGTTATTGGGCTGTGGAGGTCAAACAGCAGAGTGTCATCAGATAGCTAATCAGCTCATTCAGATATCATTACACTGGGCTAAATCCCTGTTAATCCCACTGAAGATTCAATCAGTGTTCCCTCACAGGTCAACTTGttcttctttgtgtgtatgtgtgctcacATGTGGTCataagggagagagagaaaggtaaTTCTTCGTGTTGATAGACAATGATTGTCCTTCAGCGGACCACATTCAccatctcctctctgctcttttctccgtccttctccttctcttcattTTCCTGTCCTGTCTCCCTCCTATcgccccctccctctctccttccatgtctccttttctctctctcctcgccTGGCTCTTCTCCTATCTCTGTTGGCTGGAGGATTAGCACTCTGCTTTGGTCTTTGATTGATAAAACTTCTATCAGTCAATCTttctctgtctatctgtctctctcttcttgtaTGTTTGTATCATCCCATGTCCTCTCAATTTGCCACATGCATCCTCTGTTTCTGCAGAAGTAGAGGTTCTTGTTCAGACCTGTGTAGAGATCAcgtgttgtgttttctgtacaAAATAACAGACAGCAACTACTTTATCTGTCGACTCAGCTAGCCTGTTTGAGGTCCATAAGTTTAATTTCCCCTATGTCTAGCAACAGATGATTACATGCACTGtaaatatgtacagttactCAATGGCTGGCTTTTATAAGCTATTTTATTGATTGGATTAAAAAAGGACAATTTTATCAGCTGCATGTTTCAGAAAAGGTCAGAAAAGTAATTTTGCCATCTACTGTAGCAAGGCACCTTTAAACTACCACGTTTATGAATGAAGTTTGGCCTGAAATTGTCTCCCTATAAGACAGAATGGGATGTACAGTACTTTGGCTGGACTAATTGTATGACATACTGGGGAAGCCTGTAACACATTTTTTGATATAATATAAATTCATAGTTTTTACAATAGCACACCAACATCATACTGACACAGTTACTGCTGCACACAGTGTCTCTCTGATCCAAACTGGTATCGAAAGACTGCAGCGGGTTGTGGTCTCTTGGCTGAGACCTGCTAATGTGGAGACTGTCTAAAGGTCCTTTTAGGCAAGGCAAAATCAATGTATTTAATGATCCCCTCCATATATGtgttaagacatataaaaatactctgctgaTAATAATttttgtctgatatggtttttccacaaaaaaataaactgccttaaaaatccttaaaatggcatctcttccttctccctcaatgaaaaatcctgaatcagtgaatatgcaaatatttttgatttcaaAAATTTATctactggacacaagatgtctccttcctagtgtcaaactctgcacatacattattGTGCACAGTGAAGGCCAAACAACAGGTGAACAAGTGGAGtaacaagaaggaaaacaaatcaGTGGAGGGcgactttaaaagaaaaaaatcaactttaaaAAAGTGAATCTAAAAGagaatatctatctatctatctatctatctatctatctatctatctatctatctatctatctatctatccttACCTGTCCCCCTTTTTCCCTGTTGCGTAGATGTTGCTCCATCCATCGCACACTTCCACACCTACATTCAGGTGAATCAAGTGTCATTGGACAGGTAATAGGAGGGATGTGACCCTGCAACCCTCTCCACGACAGATGGAACCAATCTCACCAATCTGAGACACACCATCTATTCATACCTACCTACCgtggtgtatttgtgtgtgtgtgtgactgagtgtgtgtgtgtgtgtaatgatagctgctgctggtgatgcAACTCAATGCCTCACTGTGCTTAAAAGCTATTACATGTCAGGACTGGATTTATGTGctttcagatgtgtgtgtgtttgtgtgtgtaggtgtgtatcTTTAAACCTGTGTCTCAGACCTGATATTTTATCACCATCTCAGCTCCAAAAGCCAATTTACTGTCTgatggctgttgtgtgaatttcaATCGCAGACTGGGGAAATAATCTTGGCTGACTTTGAATGAACTTGTGAATGTCCTATTTTTCCTGCAGGGAGTGTGTAATTCTGGCttttaaaacataacattttaggtaaattcaatgaatgaatgaatgaatgaatgaatcaagtttatttgtcacatgtaatcatataaagcacaatcacagtgaaatgtaattcCGACAGTTCCTTTAATCTGTGCGTTAAAAAGAGTTCAAAGAGAATACGCGTGGGGAGGGGGTCCTGTTGGCCTGAGGTTAGAAGCTCGTCCTGAGCCTCTCAGTGCTGGCCTGGTTTATCTGGTTCCTTCTGGTACCTTTGGGAGAAAAGGCCGTTATCCAGGTGGCTGGGATCCTTAACGATTCTCCTAGCATTATTCTTGCAGCgcctggtgtaaatatcctttaggCAGGGTAGAGCACCACCTATTGTATGAAGGAACCATTCTTTGCAGGGCCTTGTGTGGTTCAcatgttaataaataaacaggAGTGTCAAAACTCACTTTTTTTGTTCATGTATTGCAAAAATAAGTCATtgtgcaaaatgaaaataaaaagcaacacCTTGCAGTGAAATCCACCACCCTGTAGCCGTAGAGAACGTTCGTATAGATGCTGCAGAGGCTTTATGAGCTACAGTGTCTCCTATAACTACTACTATAACTACTCCCCcttctcacacagacacacacacacacacactcacatttactGCATGTCTTCTAGCCATATTCATACATTGGATACAAtgcagagagagggggaggtaATTGCATTGACTTTGGGAGTAAAACAATAGTTACagagttagtgtgtgtgtgtgtgtgtgtgtgtatgtgtgtgtgactgcagtgtgtgttaaaaccttccatccatccatataACAGTGCAAGAACTCCGGTCCACTCTGCATTATGCTCTGCTTGCCCTTGGAGAACAATACAGTACCTATTTATGCCAGCAGATTTAAGCTGGAAGCTGGTCTCCCGTTCACTATCATTTACCTTTTaaacatgtgtgtgtactttgtgtctgtgtgtgtttgtatgtgtaagAGAAAAAGTGAGACAAAGAGTACGTATGGAGAGACAGAACGACCCcgagcacacatacacacacacacacacacacacacacacttagatgCACAGTTAGTGTTTTGGGAGAGTGTGATGGCAAATGAAGCGTGAAATGAAGAGTCAAAGATGTTAGAACACTCCTTCCCCAGGGAACCTCTACAGCGGACTGACACAGACCAGGCCAAGATAGATCAGGATGACTAAAACCAAACCTTCAGGCTCACTGCATCAGCATGCCCCCTGGTGTGAAAACATGGTGCATCCAAACCCTAAACCTTCCTGACTGTATATACTATGTGGGTGAGAATAACAGTCTTGATAACACAattgttttatctttatgtCAATTTTTCCCTAACTAACTTCATTAGTGAGAGATGCATCTGTCCCACCAATGTCGTTTTCATTTCAGTGGAAGCTGCTGTAGTGGTTTCTTGGAGTTACcatgtggagttttcttgtaaaaaaaGCTGAGCTAAtttcttaactgtcatgtaaacaAGAAACCTTGTAGATGAGGTAGAGGAGTAGAGAAGCTTGATTTTACCAGGCAAATTTCTCCTGGAGAAAGAAATTGTCTTTCTTGGCCATGTTTATGGGCAACCAGGTTTCTAATTTGGCTTTTTACAAGTATGGCAAAAAACTTCACATGGGGAAAGTAAGAGAAGAATGTTTGATGAATGGAGAGATCAGTAAATGGAGTGGTCCGtcctcatatttaaaatattgccATCCAGAGactgacaaaaactgaaacCGACACAAAGTAACCAaagtacattttatgtttttcatgtccAATCGAAAAAATATGTTGAGGTCCTATCCCTGCAAGTCAACTTACAACGACATGTAGGGCTGCTCTGATCTAATCCACAGTTGTGATAAAGACGATAATGACACTAGATTTCTTTGAATTGCTGAAAGAATTGAGATGTGGGTAGcgattcagaggtctggaaccaggtTACTATCTGTTGTTGTAATAGTGCACTGGGTTGGTcaatgaacataaacacagatcTTCACAGACTTAATCAAATAGCAACCACCATGATTAAATCccattcatttttcttctcagcTTGGGTGGGTCTGAACGCTAAGCAAActttgtcttcattttcttGAGTGTGGACCTGAAGCAGTTTGCTATGACTTATTCAAGTCATTAAGAGCCTTGATCACAGAAAAGGTTTTTTCATTAAGCAGAGTGGCCCAGATGTccttctctccacctctctccctTACAGTAGCTCTTCCTGGGCAATCTCGAGACCCTCTCAGGTCAAACAGGATATGTAATCCATCCATCATTCATACCATCCATCGGTCTACACGTTTTTCTATAGTCTGTTGTGTTTATGGCTAAGGTAATTAGCCACCTTACATACCCTGCAAGTGCTTGGTGATGATATGTATCTATGGGGGAGGTAAGGTGCACTAACACAGTTCTCAGCCATATGACTGACATACTCCAACATTAAAAGTAAGTGGTATTCCCCTTTAATGGCCACTGTTAACATTATTATCCCAGTCTTGACTGCCATAACAGGTCACCTAATTCTATTGGAGACAGCTTCAgcctttctctcctccaccaGAGTCCATTACAATCGGGTCTTATCTCCTCTAATATGCTCTGCTGTTAATGAACAATCAGTCTCGTTAATGACCTGCTAATTAATGGCCCATCAGCCTCTTCAGAGTGGTAATTATGTGCCAGTTGAGGCGTCTAATTGGCATGGTTTCTGATTGGATCGAGTCACGCTTGACCCTCTGGGACACAGGAAGTAAATTATAGCGTTGTCATCGTTGTAGACATACATTCATGGTTGTAGAGAGGACTTTTACAAAGACTGCTGAATTGCTTGTTTAAGAAATAGAATCATCTTGTTAACCCGAGTAGTAGTGGACTGAATGATAGTTTCGCTTGAGTGATTCTGTCAGAGGACAAACTGTCTAATCTGAATGAAAGAACAATCaatgacagaagaagaagttttCTTCTACACTTACCAAACAATTGCTGTCACAATGAAGCTTTGTTGTACATAAGATTACACTTAGCTTAGTGTCAACCCACttcaacaaaaaacagtgttgtgtgtgtgtgtgaaggggttGACTCCATGAGCACACACaaa
This sequence is a window from Thunnus thynnus chromosome 10, fThuThy2.1, whole genome shotgun sequence. Protein-coding genes within it:
- the ino80c gene encoding INO80 complex subunit C produces the protein MASQIPITVKSQAAAGSSAALRGKKRPGSPAVAAAQQTGGSNKKKKGQPAATPATQTQITTVDNVAEVKAAGSIDSAPTTNTTTTTTESTAKPPPFKDPAFMHSGIGGAAAGKKNRTWKNLKQILALERTLPWKLNDPNYYSIDAPPSLKPAKKYSDISGLPANYTDPQTKLRFASSEEFSYIRLLPTDVVTGYLALRKATCIVP